Part of the Planktothrix serta PCC 8927 genome is shown below.
ATCACAGGATTCGTTAAAATTATCCCAACTAATCCGGTCAAGAAATACATATTCATCCAGACAACTCGCCGACAATTTAGCACCAAATTCTACTGACGTTCCGGCTTTACCTCGCACAATCGGACGAATATGAGGTTGGCTCAAACTGACGATTCTATCGGAAATACTCTGTTTGTTATTATCAAACATCCATTGCTGTTGACGGTAAACTTCTGATATTACTAATAAACTCTTATATTGCTTGTTATTTAAGCAATCTAGCGTTGCTCCATTGGCGATTATTTGGTCTATATGTCCTAAGTTTCGTTTAATATATTGCAATTGTTTTTTAACTGCTTTTCGTCTTTTTTTTCGCGAAGGTCGGCGTTGTTTGGCTACTTCTAGGTAGTCTTTTCTCGCTTTTTTTCTATAAGTTCTGGGTTTCTTCTCTGATTTATCGTGACGCTTTTTATGCAAACTATCAATGATTTTTTCTGTCTGTTCTCTATTCCTGTATTCTGACAACCCAATAAAATACTGCAAGTAGGG
Proteins encoded:
- a CDS encoding transposase gives rise to the protein MYRKDEQPRTPAEEFKLPFEGKLSEENRWVIMAQWIPWEEFEAEYAELFSSVMGAPAKTFRMALGALIIKEKLGISDRETVEQIKENPYLQYFIGLSEYRNREQTEKIIDSLHKKRHDKSEKKPRTYRKKARKDYLEVAKQRRPSRKKRRKAVKKQLQYIKRNLGHIDQIIANGATLDCLNNKQYKSLLVISEVYRQQQWMFDNNKQSISDRIVSLSQPHIRPIVRGKAGTSVEFGAKLSASCLDEYVFLDRISWDNFNESCDLKTQIEAFKEYTGHYPESVHVDKIYRTRDNRAWCKDRGIR